A single window of Aythya fuligula isolate bAytFul2 chromosome Z, bAytFul2.pri, whole genome shotgun sequence DNA harbors:
- the NSA2 gene encoding ribosome biogenesis protein NSA2 homolog, translating to MPQNEHIELHRKRYGYRLDYHEKKRKKEGREPHERSWKAKKMIGLKAKLYHKQRHAEKIQMKKTIKMHEKRKTKEKNDEKTPKGAVPAYLLDREGQSRAKVLSNMIKQKRKEKAGKWEVPVPKVRAQGETEVLKVIRTGKRKKKAWKRMVTKVCFVGDGFTRKPPKYERFIRPMGLRFKKAHVTHPELKATFCLPILGVKKNPSSPLYTSLGVITKGTVIEVNVSELGLVTQGGKVIWGKYAQVTNNPENDGCINAVLLV from the exons ATG CCGCAGAACGAGCACATTGAGCTGCACCGCAAGCGGTATGGATACCGCCTGGACTACCAtgagaagaagaggaagaaggagggcCGGGAGCCCCACGAGCGGTCCTGGAAGGCCAAGAAGATGATCGGGCTGAAGGCCAAGCTCTACCACAAGCAGCGCCATGCTGAGAAGATCCAGATGAAGAAGAC cattaaaatgcatgaaaagagaaagacaaaggaaaagaacGATGAAAAAACACCTAAAGGAGCTGTACCAGCATACCTGCTGGACAGAGAAGGCCAGTCACGGGCTAAGGTTCTCTCTAACATGatcaagcagaagagaaaagagaaagcg GGGAAATGGGAGGTTCCTGTGCCAAAGGTCCGTGCTCAGGgagaaacagaagttttaaaagtgattcgtacagggaagagaaagaagaaggcCTGGAAGAGAATGGTTACAAAAGTCTGTTTTGTTGGAGATGGCTTTACTAGGAAACCTCCTAAATATGAACGATTCATTCGACCAATG GGCTTACGTTTCAAGAAGGCACATGTGACACATCCTGAACTTAAAGCTACTTTTTGCCTGCCTATCCTTGGTGTAAAAAAGAATCCGTCTTCCCCTTTGTATACATCGTTGGGGGTAATTACCAAAGGTACCGTCATTGAAGTGAACGTGAGTGAGCTCGGCCTGGTGACACAAGGGGGCAAAGTTATCTGGG gGAAATACGCGCAAGTAACAAACAATCCAGAAAATGATGGCTGTATTAACGCAGTTCTCCTCGTCTAA